Proteins from one Triticum aestivum cultivar Chinese Spring chromosome 7A, IWGSC CS RefSeq v2.1, whole genome shotgun sequence genomic window:
- the LOC123147461 gene encoding uncharacterized protein, with protein sequence MPMPMAAAAGNGEASPLVEAVGCNMLRPRDGPPPPSPSPVVGKPLASGAVPRHALEFDGEGRYMDAPWDLPTSAETSPSSAPGAFTWHHVELPRLLTGGAAAKPLHHAQALIELLCPPLTLQEILALVGNGPHCGGVADGGGGVLVLRVSAPGPLGSAFAIRLAARVTESSVVTVSVGAVPRLAFGTTQASLLSEVPLGVAASLAEEGHGGGRAVEGGVVIDERLLESLLAMNHADGAHTDNPVPRTVSNLLVHVLGTHVDHVHDIVTRLEMEIDNIELHIDKGGHFMRKLLLDGRRFPKMHLDLQRLLQVVSHGEQVFPRVKDRCASKSWFATEDIAALEDLIGRLRRLKENLGFITNRVTTLQASLDSWQSEQINKSLYYLSFLSIVFLPLSIVTGVFGMNVGGVPWTEQNKNPANLDGFANVMLICAVILLLLLLCFLFPSLYSHVSAWRTRRELTRSGSQNKRHLKLFKGHREGYMRL encoded by the exons ATGCCGATGCCAATGGCGGCCGCGGCCGGAAACGGAGAGGCCTCGCCGCTCGTGGAGGCGGTGGGGTGTAACATGCTGCGGCCGCGGGACGGGCCGCctcccccgtcgccgtccccggtGGTCGGCAAGCCGCTCGCGTCCGGCGCTGTGCCGCGGCACGCGCTGGAGTTCGACGGCGAGGGGCGGTATATGGACGCGCCGTGGGACCTGCCTACGTCGGCGGAGACGTCGCCTTCCTCCGCGCCGGGGGCGTTCACGTGGCATCACGTCGAGCTCCCGCGGTTGCTCACCGGTGGCGCGGCCGCGAAGCCGCTCCACCACGCGCAGGCGCTGATCGAGCTCCTGTGCCCGCCGCTCACGCTCCAGGAGATCCTCGCGCTCGTCGGGAACGGCCCGCACtgcggcggcgtcgccgacggcggcggcggcgtgctcgtGCTCCGCGTCAGCGCGCCGGGGCCGCTCGGCAGCGCCTTCGCCATCCGCCTCGCCGCGCGCGTCACCGAGAGCTCCGTAGTCACCGTGTCCGTCGGCGCCGTCCCGCGGCTCGCGTTCGGGACCACGCAGGCGTCGCTCCTCTCGGAGGTGCCCCTCGGGGTGGCCGCCTCGCTCGCCGAAGAGGGGCACGGCGGCGGCCGCGCTGTCGAGGGCGGCGTCGTCATCGACGAGCGCCTGCTCGAGTCGCTGCTCGCCATGAACCACGCGGACGGCGCGCACACCGACAACCCGGTGCCACGGACGGTGTCCAACCTCCTCGTGCACGTCCTCGGCACGCACGTCGACCACGTCCACGACATTGTCACGCGCCTCGAGATGGAGATCGACAACATCGAGCTGCACATCGACAAAG GTGGTCACTTCATGAGGAAACTTCTGTTGGATGGCAGGAGATTCCCCAAAATGCACCTTGATTTACAGCGCCTACTTCAG GTGGTTTCTCACGGCGAACAAGTCTTCCCCCGTGTGAAGGACAGATGCGCGAGCAAGAGTTGGTTTGCAACCGAGGATATTGCCGCCCTCGAAGATTTGATCGGCCGCCTTAGGAGGCTCAAGGAAAACCTTGGATTTATAACAAACAGAGTGACCACGCTGCAGGCCAGCCTCGACAGCTGGCAGTCAGAGCAGATCAACAAGAGCCTATACTATCTTTCATTCCTCTCCATAGTTTTCCTCCCTCTCTCCATTGTAACCGGAG TTTTTGGGATGAATGTCGGTGGTGTGCCATGGACCGAACAGAACAAGAACCCCGCAAATCTGGACGGTTTCGCCAACGTGATGCTGATATGTGCCGTGATCTTGCTGCTCCTGCTGCTTTGCTTTCTGTTCCCTTCACTGTATTCTCATGTGTCGGCATGGCGAACCCGGCGTGAACTGACCAGGAGTGGCTCCCAGAACAAGAGGCACCTGAAACTCTTCAAAGGCCACAGGGAAGGTTACATGCGCCTGTGA
- the LOC123147462 gene encoding uncharacterized protein, translating to MEPPLMDGFDLPTTSGPSATIAGGDDRPPEMTGDGGLEDADTGPHPDRCEALAAAIAGVLGSALEEHEARAAATAQSQAELAIAIDRLNGELDKLLENAPSPVIAQHAARISSIRKRVLALNMLLRSIQRRIDNMDRMISTGVTSDHSSRVQLQNQN from the exons ATGGAACCACCTCTAATGGATGGCTTCGATCTTCCCACCACCTCCGGCCCGTCTGCTACAATCGCCGGCGGCGACGACCGGCCTCCGGAGATGACCGGAGACGGCGGCTTGGAGGACGCGGACACGGGTCCGCATCCTGACAGGTGCGAGGCGCTGGCTGCGGCCATCGCGGGGGTGCTAGGCAGCGCGCTTGAGGAGCATGAGGCGCGCGCCGCAGCCACCGCCCAGAGCCAGGCCGAGCTCGCCATCGCCATTGACCGCCTCAATGGAG AACTAGACAAGCTATTGGAGAATGCTCCCTCCCCGGTAATAGCACAACATGCAGCAAGGATTTCCTCTATCCGCAAGAGAGTGTTAGCGCTAAACATGCTACTGAGGTCCATACAAAGACGTATAGATAATATGGATAGAATGATTTCTACCGGTGTTACAAGTG ATCATTCATCTCGTGTGCAGTTGCAAAACCAGAATTAA